One region of Chryseobacterium sp. C-71 genomic DNA includes:
- a CDS encoding UDP-glucose--hexose-1-phosphate uridylyltransferase, translating into MNTKEMNSSFNQKQHPHRRYNPLLDEWILVSPQRANRPWQGQTEKVAEEKLPAHDPNCYLCSGNVRVNGDKNPDYKGVFVFENDFGSLMKDDVEFSDEQSDFFSLKPERGINRVICFSENHSLTLPEMEVDDVKKVVDVWQQQYENLGDEDYINHVQIFENKGSVMGCSNPHPHGQIWAQSSIPSTVLRTQENLKKYFEKNGSSLLEDYVKKELEAEERIILENEDFVALVPFWAVWPYETMIISKRKAENILQFSDSEKLSLASIIKDLTAKYDNLFEISFPYSAGIHQSPTDGKEHPEWHFHMHFYPPLLRNAEVKKFMVGYEMLAEPQRDITPEQSAEILKKLSLRHYRKKNSL; encoded by the coding sequence ATGAATACAAAAGAAATGAATTCGTCATTTAATCAAAAGCAACATCCTCACAGAAGATATAATCCGCTTTTGGATGAGTGGATTTTGGTTTCCCCACAACGAGCCAACCGACCTTGGCAAGGACAGACCGAAAAAGTAGCTGAAGAAAAACTTCCAGCTCACGACCCGAATTGTTACTTGTGTTCAGGAAATGTACGAGTGAATGGTGATAAAAATCCTGATTACAAAGGGGTTTTTGTTTTTGAAAACGATTTTGGTTCTCTGATGAAAGATGATGTCGAATTCTCTGATGAACAGTCGGATTTTTTTTCATTAAAACCGGAACGTGGGATTAACAGAGTCATTTGTTTTTCAGAAAATCACAGCCTTACTTTACCAGAAATGGAAGTTGATGACGTCAAAAAAGTGGTAGATGTCTGGCAACAGCAGTATGAAAATTTGGGAGACGAAGATTACATCAATCACGTTCAGATTTTTGAGAACAAAGGAAGCGTGATGGGATGCAGTAATCCACATCCGCACGGACAAATCTGGGCGCAGTCTTCGATTCCTTCGACAGTTTTGAGAACACAGGAAAATCTGAAAAAATATTTCGAGAAAAACGGAAGTTCACTTCTGGAAGATTATGTCAAAAAAGAATTAGAAGCCGAAGAAAGAATCATTCTTGAAAATGAAGATTTTGTAGCATTAGTTCCGTTTTGGGCAGTCTGGCCTTACGAAACAATGATTATCAGCAAAAGAAAAGCAGAAAATATCCTGCAGTTTTCTGATTCCGAAAAGCTTTCTTTAGCTTCGATAATAAAAGATTTAACTGCAAAATACGATAATCTTTTTGAGATTTCGTTTCCATATTCAGCAGGAATCCACCAATCTCCAACCGATGGGAAAGAACATCCTGAATGGCATTTCCATATGCATTTTTATCCACCGTTGTTGCGTAATGCCGAAGTGAAAAAATTTATGGTCGGCTACGAAATGCTTGCAGAGCCACAACGTGATATTACACCGGAACAAAGCGCAGAGATATTGAAAAAACTATCACTGAGACACTATCGAAAGAAAAACAGTTTGTAA